tccattttctattcCCGCTTCTTGTTCTATACAGGGTTCAGAGACTATATACAATAAATGAGTAACCCTTTGTTAGGGTTTTGAATCCTGTTTCTCGGTGTGAAGTTTTCATCTTCATGCTTCATGCTATGTGTTTGTGGTTTTCTTACCACTGTCCAAAACTTGGTGattttgcgtgtgtgtgtgtgtgtgtgtgtgtgtgtgcgtgtgtgtgtgtgtgtgtgtgcgcgcgcgcgcgagcgggtttacctatccttatgggaacataatgtccccataacgtgataaatatcaatttttttcccttatggggaccggtttcctggtccccataagggaaaactctattttacaaatcggtgactgctatgaataaactaaaaatgcaaaaactcttgtattttgttaggttacttatggttatggttagggcagggtaggggttaaggctgtcatagttagcgttagcatttttcccattgaaatgaatgagcggtcctcataaggatatgtttaccctacatgtgtgtgtgtgtgtgtgatgggcATCCTGTCCGGGGGTCTCCTGTGCTTTTTGGAAGGTGCCCCAAActccccatgaccctgtaccGGATAAACGGTTATGGAAGATAGATAGAAAATTCTAGCTTTGCTTTTTGAATTGTTGATGAAACACTATTGGAAGCTGAACATAAGCAGCACAGGTATTAAGCCCCAGATGCTTCCGAGTTCAGCGCAAGTGGAGAAAGTTTTCTGTCTCATCCCCACCAAGGTTTGAACTTTGAAAGCACAGGTGGACATGGAGCCCTGCCTGCACCCGACACAAGGGGAACCGCACCTGGATACACTCTGCCTCCATAACACCGAGACAGACAGGCCTGTTTTCATGCAGGACGTGCAATTTTATTCTTCAGTAATCCATCAATCTGGGCTATACAGTATCTAGGCCTGAAGGGAGGGGAATGGCAGTTCAGTTCTtatctttgattttttttctgcttcagCCCATGATCTGTagcataaaaaaaaagaaaaaagctgtAAACACATTCACTGTTTATACAAAAAGACATTACATATAATTCTCAGCAACTGAATTTGAGgataattttcatttcttgttgaaagAAAACGTTTTGAGCTAATTTGGTTATTATAGGACAGCTACTGTTATGATTACGTTATTTCGTTATTTCTCTGAATTACAGTGTCAGGGCACCAGTCCCGGTTTACAGCAGAGGTTCTCCTTGGATCTTCAGACACCATGACCCCAGGAGTGCAGGCCCAAAGGCCTTCTGGGTACTTACACCCTCCATCCAGCTGATGTAGGCGGAGACGCGGGTGAAAACGGTGGGCTTCTTCGGCGTGTTGCAGCCGGAGGCCGACACGAAGCTGGTCACACCTTGGACGGAGTAGCTGCCATCCACCAGGCAGTTCAGGGGGCCGCCGGAGTCGCCCTGGGTGCCGAGAGGCCGCAGGTTAAGGCAGAGCTGGTGCAGGGCTACACTGGCCTCACGGCAGCTACTGTATGTGCAGTTAGCGGTTTTGGAGGGAAATGGTCCCAGCGGTGCTGTTGCCTTCTGCTAATTTCCAGCACTAATGTAATGTGTTCCTATGGGAGACAGCGTAACGGCCAAGCAGCCTCACACTTCCAGTGGTGTGGCTTCAATCCCTGTCCCCggttgtgtctgtgtggagcCTCCCTGCTCTAACAATGCTTACGTGGCTTTCCTGGGGGGTATTTGATTTGTTTCCCACAGTTCACAAACATGCGATTAGGTGATGTATGTGTATTGTGGATGTATGCTTTGCAATGGACTCTCTTCCTATTGAGGGCTTCCTATCACTGGGCTTCCTCAGACTGGTCCCAGCCTGACCATGACCTGCTACTGTATGAATgatatggaagatggatggtttaAAGCACTCCTCGTGTTCTCCCAGTACAGGTATTAAACGGTGTTGATGGACAGGTAGTTCATTCACTGCCTGATGAGTTGTTTCCTTCATGTTCCCCGCGTGGTTCTTCTTGCTGATTCATAATGGATTCGTCGTGTGGTAATTAGCTATTTAAGCATGTCCGTTTGTGTCATGGAGGTTAAGTGATTAGCATTGTCGCCTTATACCTCCCCCACTTCTCTGTGAGTGGAatatgcatgttctccctcCAACTGCATGTTCTGTCCTCCAGCTGCAGTAGAGGTTCTCATATCTGGTAACGTCGGGACCAAGGCACTACCGAATAGTAATACCTTCCAGATGCAGTGCAGTGAACTGAAGTCTGCGTATTCTcatagtgtgtgcatgtgagcaCTGTACGTTATCCAGTGCAGTGAACTGGTGTTTGCATCTTCCaatagtgtgtgcatgtgggcaCTGTAAAGTATGCAGTGCAGTGATCTGATGCCTGCATATTcccatagtgtgtgtatgtgagcaCTGTAAGGTATGCAGTGCAGTGGTGTCTGCATATTCCcatagtgtgtgcatgtgagcaCTGTAAGGTATGCAGTGCAGTGATCTGGTGTCTGCATATTCCcatagtgtgtgcatgtgagcaTTGTAAGGCATGCAGTGCAGTGGTGTCTGCATCTTCCcatagtgtgtgcatgtgagcaCTGTAAGGTATACAGTGCAGTGATCTGGTGTCTGCATATTCCcatagtgtgtgcatgtgagcaCTGTAAGGTATGCAGTGCAGTGATCTGGTGTCTGCATATTCCcatagtgtgtgcatgtgagcaCTGAAATGAGCTGGCAGGTTGTCCCCCTGCCTTGGATCCTCTGCTCCCTAGGTAAACTCCAGCCTTCCCATCACTCCATACTGGATAAAGTGGTTAtgggaaaatggatggatgcttgaGGCTGACAGTGGAGGGACAAACACATTTACCTCAGCTGCCATTTAAATGAATGACAGCAGAAGTAATAACTAAAGGAGTGAAGTGCATTCCACCCACTGTGGATTTGAAAGCCTTGTGTCTCCCATCGCTACACATGCACTCATAAAGGCCGGCTTTGCAGTACATTGCAGAGAGACTGTGCAGTCTTTCAAAATCCATCCGTCTCTTTTCAATAACCATTCCTCCAGTAGGGATCTGTCTCAATGTAATCACATGGGCTCTCCAAGGGCAACTTAAGTCACCAGTTCACCTCAGTTACCTGTCGGTTGAGGGATATGGATGAAAACTGATCTATAACAAAAAAATGTGTCCGCACAAAGCTGCCGCCCCATTCAAACCACATCTAGAGGCCTCAGTATCGTGTGACATTAATCTCTGATATGTTCAAGggcgtagctagaaattctgggtccCCGGAAAAAATGTTACCTTGGGCCAATCCAATGTAGATAGATTTTCCCAAGTTTGGGTCCCTACAAAGTGCTGGGTGCCCGAATGTGACAGGTCATCTCTGCTCCTCCAACATCTCTGGATGATTGTATCAAGCCTCTTCATTGGTTTACCGTTAGTGAATAACGTTTGTCATGCACATTGCTGAAGCTCTGTTAGTGAGGTCAGTGTATCGAAATGAACTAAACATTATTGAGCAATATATTGCAGGAGCACCTGCAGCTAGGGTGAACTCACCTGGCAACCGGACTCATTGCCACCTCCGGCACAGATCATGGTGGTCCTTACGGAGGCTCCCCACCAGTCACTTCTGGAGCAGATGCTGTAGTCCACAATAGGCAGGTAGGCCTGCTTCAATGTGGGAGAGAGCTGACCTCCAGCTATGGGGCAAAAGATCGAGGGTTATGCATGGGAACATGATAAATGCCCGATAAATGTCACATGAAACGTCATTAAACTCCCAATCAATGCTGCTCTGGCCACACTCACTCTGGGTTCGGCCCCAGCCGCTGATGTAGCAGGGGTTGTTGTTGGGCAGGATCAGCCCGTTGGGAGGCAGCGGGCCCAGCTGCACGTTGGCATTGAGGAGAGCGTCAGTGGAGAGGCGGAGTAGGGCGATATCGTAGCTGAGGCCAGAAATGCATGACAGACGTTATACTTGTGCCTCAACAGATGGGTCACGgtttcatttcagtttattGGCATTTCAGGTCCCAGCGGTCGCTGGAACATGCTTCTAATACAGATATCAgagtaacactttatttgatggggcacaaataatatagtattattctattacttatgtattaattaaccaccaACGAAggcttagttacatactgatttcacgttaattcatcattaatgaattgtgacgtTTCATCTTAAGcatttactatatttgttactatatctaagtctgtaaacctttgtgatctactgaaggaactactaaggaactactgaaagaacaagtaatgaatagcacaaatgaaatactgatctcatgttcgttcatcattaatgaattatgaCATCTTTTATCCGAAGTagcatttgtttatcatttctgCGTCAGTACTAACTGAATTATTaataagtatttgtgccctgtcaagtaaagtgttaacaTTTTCAGGTAACACACCACTCTCATTGCTACaagcacatccatccatccatccatccatccattcacacCCAGTTGTCCTATGTACGCTTGcaggagtctggagcctatcctggaagcaattccttgtagcatgtttttggactgaggggggaaacaggagaacctggaggaaaccctgcaatgacatggggagaacatgcaaactccacacgcatgtaGTGGAAAAGTGGAAACTCAAAACcaatagtgctaaccactgcaccaccgtgccgtGCTCCAAAAACAGTCTctgtacaaaaaaaatcacaataacTAAGACTGTCTACTGGTTAAGTGGTGATCCAGGGCCTGTCCCAGGAGGGTGTATGATGAGGTATATCCTGGACAGGACATCCAGGAATCCATGGGGGGGGAAATACAGGCATCGCTCACTCACAGCTGAGAGAAAAATTCAAACCCACGGACCTAAAGCTGTGACACATCGACTATACTGACTCCACACGGCAGCCAAGTGCAAccaaagttttttaaaatgagtttAGAATTTCGGCTAACTTTAGCACTCTGCCTGGTGCTCACCACAGCCCTCGTTATCAGGTCGGACTGGACCAGCACTAAACAGGGGTGGAATTTCATCACCAATCTGAACCAATCTGGCTCATGCAGGGCATCCCGTGTTCTGCTGTGCATAGGacttaattacttttttttcacagctatatatttttaaaatttatactcaccttttaaattacttttaacatttttcatttgtattaaCTCAGTATATTTAGGCCATACAAATAGAAGAGGTCATAGATAAAGACATGCACTCGACCTCATAGAATGCACAGGAAACTGCAAATATAGACACTGAAATATCAGCCCCACTGTGGAGGGAGCACTGAGACCTGAGCTCTATACCAACCGATAAGCAAAATAAAATGGTCTGTCAATTATGATGCCACACAGACATTTGTGCCAATAATGAGCCAATAAGAGCAAGAGATCAGTATACAGCTGTTCCATCCACCCAATTAATCCAAagtaattgcatagcaacagcgcGAGCTGACAGTCCAGTTAGAGCTACCTGTGAATGCTAGTTACAGCCGCACTAATTGCTTGAGGCCTAGCTTTAGGGATTGCACATTGATGACCAAATCCTGGCACTTAGCTTGCTGGCTAGCATTACCTAATGCACACAATGCTGTTCACACAGTGGGCGTAATGTGCAAtgcagaatattttattttacttcattCTGCTCTGTGCTCACTCATCACTGGGTACGGTCACATGACAGACTCATTATTTGCTACATAAAACCATTCATTTCATTACTTCATATTAATAGTCCACGTTTTAGGTTAAATTTTAGACAAACATTAGTCCTATTTACCTGCAGGTGATCTAACTCCTTGGAAATTTTGTTATTCTGattaatatttaacaaaaattaaCAAGGCACAACAAAATGGTGCTTTTTGCACTGAATTTGCAAGGATGACCATTTCTTAGGCATTCTTTCCTTGTACAGATATTTCACTGGAATTGCTGCAATTAGAGCACAACTGATTACTAATGCAATCCAATTCACTGAATGGAGTGGAAATCATACTGAGCAAAATTAGCTTTGTTATAACTGTCAAATTAATTACAATGTTAATTTGACCTCCACAGCAGCGCATCTCAAATTGGCTGCTGTAAAAAATGATGACCCACGTGTGGTTTTTCTTCCGACTCACCCGTTAGAAAGCCGGTTGGGGTCCCAGTTAGGGTGCACATACACGTAACTCACACTGAGGTACTGCTCCGTGCCCTCGTGAACGTTGATGTTGTGGTCGCCAACAACCACGCGCCAAGTCCGCTGcctggaaaacaaaatgtcACAACGATTTCACTTACCCATGACGCTGTAATATCCAGCTAGTTCACGGCTGAATATTACAAACAGTAGAGTATGGTTTAACACAAGCACAGAATTTTATTGGTAACACACTCAGTCACACGACAGAATGGAGACTTATTAAGCTCTAGAGCTCTGCTAACATTCTCATCAATGGTATGTCCAAACTGCACCCCCCCAGAATGACTATTTACGTGTACTGCATCACCGCAAGCATCAGAGTGACAAAGCTTGCCTCAAACAAAGCAATAAAATAATCATGTGAACTAATTATGCTAAATAACATCAACTGGTCTACTCCCAGCAAATCTCTCTCCCTAGCCAGGAAATTACAGCTATACAACAACACGAGCTGTATCTTTTTATTCCTGTTCATCTCAAAACTGTCACCAATGCTAATTGGTACAgtcttattttttttcctgaccaTGCAAAATCAATTCTGAGTGTGCGACAGAAGATATATAGAACATCTGTTCTGAACTGTCATGGAGATCGCTGACAGCCAACACTCCTCGATTCATTTGGATGGGACACCGGCTTTCTAGTTAGACAAGATAAAGCTGGTGCTCAACctattattttacaatacaaATGCAACAAAATTTATCTATGCCTTCTGAAAGTGGACAGCATGGATATCTGAGGGTGTTCTTTGAAGACCTCACATGAATGTCTATCCTTCCATGTCACAGCATCAATGAAGCCTTAAGCAGCAGAGGTCACTCGCTTGTGCTCATGCCACAACATAAACATCCAGTTATCAAGCTGCATTTTAACAGATCGGAGTGTCCCAGTGCCCCCCAGAAGTAAGATCTAattagtttcatttttttcttgaaaTTTTCTATTTTCAAGGCATCCCCCTAAGGAatactttttccattttcccCAGTAACAGCTGAAGATCAACACAGATTTAGAACTAATCAAGAATTTCCTCTTTCGATCAATTaagttaatcttaatcttaattgAGGTATTTATGTCTCTTTGTGTTCATGTATCTTCTTCACAAAGCCAATAAACAGAAGAAATACAACTTCTGGACAAGGTCTGAAGCTAAGTTCAAAATGAAAGGCTTGTAAGGGgaatggataccctggcagatttagAAGCTCTTCATAGAGGTCCCTGAGTACACCAACGACCCCCCATTCGGGGAACCCCAAGGTTCACCAGGGGGCTCAGAATATCTAGCTACACCCCTGGCCTTCATCAATCCTCTGTCCCCTTCTTTTTCCAGCgtaattatttgcaaatgtaCTTCTGCTGATATCGGTCTACTTGTTGtaaagtacagtactgtacaaaagtcttaggcagtcaacgaaaatggtgtttaaatgattttcattttggtgtaaaactatgatattatgtctgtcaatgCGTGTTagtttagccatttcaaaacctctacTAAACtaaccccagtgtttgcagcaAGCATCCAATATGCCCATGTATTTTTGACTTACAGTAATCACTACCCCACactgtttggctaatcaataattaattaagtgtgctggtggtgaaatttaacgcatacatggaatggctgaaaGGAGAGCTTTGGGTGCTGAAGCTGTGTTTATCTAGCTGCCCAataagatatcagtaactttttggagaaaacTGGAAATTTTgatctattttttattttgttactgttcatttacatatattctaatgtaaaactgtgcttttttttcctcagcAAATATACACTAAATACCCAGAAAAATGACCTTAACCATTTTCTTCAACTGCCTTCTTTGACTTTTGCAGTGCTGTATATTTAACACTGTACAGGACTTTACAGTGACACCAATGTTGCCATGCAACTGAATTATTAGATACGATTTACAGGAAGTCTAAAAATTAACCGAGATGCAGCCCATGAATGAAGGATTgtgaaaaatgacattttgaaatagaggctgcattgagtcaACAGGCCCAAGGACTTCCTATACTCAAAGGTATAGCAGCTGTTAGAGTGAATCTTTGCTAGCATACGATCTGGAGCCTCACTTGTCCACACAGTGAGCTGCTGTCATGACCCATCCTCTCCTGATCAGAGTTCCGCCACACGTGTGGTAGAAGTTTCCACTAGACAGGTACTGAAGCGAGATCTGGAAAAAGAAAAGCGGAAAGCTGATTAAGCAAAGATCCGTAAGTCGACAGGTTATTTGTACAGCCGGTGCTCGCCCGATCGACCGAACGTGCGACTCTCCTGGGGGAGTGATAGCCGATTCTGGGAAAACAAGTGCATTTGCTCtttacatctatttatttagcagatccCTTTGTCCGAAGCGACATACGAGCAAAGCAGATCATTCCCCACAAGCGCACAGCAGTCAGCGAGGCAGGtagctatacagtatatgtgcagctggcctgagcttccagtgaatgacTAATAAAAAGTACAAGTTAGCACTGGAGCAAGAGCTATATAATGAATCACAAAAAGACATTGCAGAAACCGACCTGAAGATCTATTCACATCAAAGACGTGGGAAAACAGGACCAGTGGAGTCGACTCGGATCAAACCACTCATGACATGGAATACCAACGAGTGTAGGTCAGCCTGACTTAGTCTTACTGACCTGGGTAATTTTCCAATCAATCTCCAGTGATTACCTAcctttagcttttttttttattattattattattattattattattattatagttgtGTTTGTTTTACATTTGTCACTGTGATTTGTAGACATTTTGCATGTCATTTTACAGGATATTAGTCAATATCACCTCCACTGAACCTCTCATCGAATGAAGAACTGAATCCTAATGCTGACATTTGGAATTTCTCTGAagtggaaaaaaagcaaaggaTGAATGTGTGGTTGATCAATTGACTTCTCGCACATTCATACACTGGGAACAGGGCGTACCtgccagggccaggtgtgggggggggcaacctcTCCCCCAACAACCCTCCCTTCTACATCCTCGATGTACCGCGGCTGGGGCTTGGTCTCTGCAAGCACTAGAGAAACACAAGAACAAAAATGAAAACGTAGGTGGGTTGTAAAGGTTATCATATTGTAACAGTTTGCAACATTTCATGGTAAAGGTTCCATTCAAAGCTCAATGTAGCTCTGAATGCTCATGAAGATAAGTAATGCAAAACCTCCGGAGAAGAACCTCCACGGCATGGCAGGGCCAATGCACACAAGCATTTCCTGCAGGGAAAATGTAGCTCACGCGCAAAACAGAAACCCAGGCTTCGGAGGAGGTGGTAGGTCGGTTCTTACCCAGAGAGGCCAGAGCACTCAGCAATAGgatcctcagcatgtctgcagttCTTCAGGAGTCTCTATACCAAGACAAGCGGCTCTAGAAGCCTTATATTCAGTCTCTAGGTGCTAAGGGATTCCAACAGGTGGTGCTGCAAGTGCACCAGATGTGTATGTTCCCACTGGTAAAGATCAAGGGCAGGGATCAAGGCCGGCTTGTTCCCAACCTGTGAGTCGAGTAGCTCAAATCTTGCTTCTTACACCTGTGGTTCCACTTCTTATCTTCCTATTGCTTTTACAGCGGGGGTGAAGCACTCTTTTCCATAGAGGGCCCCGTTGTCTGCAGGATTTTGCTTTAGCTTTCTGTTAGCAACTGCTCTGCGCCTAGAACACCAGCCTGACTTAGATCACAGCCAAGTAACAGCTCCAGTAATGTATTTCACGGCGAAAAACCAACACACCCCTTGACAAACGAGCTACTGCTACTGCTCCGTCAGAACAACATATTTTGATCTCTGCGAGTGCTCTGGAGTGTGTGTTATGTTTACTCATTATTTGAACCAAATTATCTGCCAGCCgaacaaatataaatatactgcAAGTATGTGTGTCTTGAGTGTGACAGGTGATATTAATGAGTGAGATATAATGTGCTTGGCGATTAAATAACCAAAGGTACTTATAAGGGAAGATAGATCATAGTAATGCATGTTAATAATGTATgggatgctgctgtttgtatatTAACTGCTGGAGCCGAGAAAATGCATTCACATTTGCGTTTGCCAAGCCATTCTGTTTCGGCTCTTGCATTTCATTGCTCTTGCATGATGTTATGTAAATGAGAGAAGGGAGGTGACTGGTTGGTTATGTCCACAGAATTTCTATCATTATGACTAGTGTATATGGGGTAGTCTGTGGCTGCATATATTAGGGATCCCTACCTGTGTGCcaaaggtcactggtttgaagcCCATTGTCAGCAGAGTAACCATATCAGCGTTGGGAACTTGAACAGGGTCCTTAACCCCCATTTGCATGTAAATTATTGGGACAATTTTGAATATTTTCCCCAAAGCAAACTGACCAATCCATTAATAAGTACGACCAAATAAATGACCAAGGTAGATCATATTAGAAGATCATTACATACACCCAGTGCCACATACCTTCACAACAAATTTACTTTTCTAGACTATTCTTTCCTGATACCACTGCTCTTTTTTTGTCTTCCACTCAAGGTCACACACATACTGGGGATCTTGCTTAATAACTCCTGAAATCCTGAAAACTAATCACATTTTCAGCCTCACTGCAAAACACAACTTTTGTTTACAGCTTTCATTGTATTCATTCACGGAgtgcctggagcctgtcccaggaagtacaggtcACATGGTGGAGGTACATGCTGGATGGGACACCGATTCATGActgaagacacacacaggtttgtaattatatctttgtggggactctccattcatttctatggggaaattCGAATCCCatcatgatgaccttaacccctacccagccctaaccttaaccataagtaaccaaacaaaacatgagacttttggcattttacttttttgattgcattcacaaatctttgtggggacctgaaaaatggtccccagaccatcaaaataacaggtctttaTTACATTGTCAGggacatttgatccccacaatgtaataattatatctgactttgtggggactcaccattcatttcaatgggcataaccctaatcccagctatgacaaccataacccATAACCCCTACaaagtcctaaccttaac
This genomic interval from Paramormyrops kingsleyae isolate MSU_618 chromosome 8, PKINGS_0.4, whole genome shotgun sequence contains the following:
- the LOC111835297 gene encoding elastase-1-like, producing the protein MLRILLLSALASLVLAETKPQPRYIEDVEGRVVGGEVAPPHTWPWQISLQYLSSGNFYHTCGGTLIRRGWVMTAAHCVDKQRTWRVVVGDHNINVHEGTEQYLSVSYVYVHPNWDPNRLSNGYDIALLRLSTDALLNANVQLGPLPPNGLILPNNNPCYISGWGRTQTGGQLSPTLKQAYLPIVDYSICSRSDWWGASVRTTMICAGGGNESGCQGDSGGPLNCLVDGSYSVQGVTSFVSASGCNTPKKPTVFTRVSAYISWMEGIMG